A genomic stretch from Tribolium castaneum strain GA2 chromosome 6, icTriCast1.1, whole genome shotgun sequence includes:
- the LOC103312178 gene encoding anillin-like, protein MKTIYNSTFNENCVPEKMENLWQGSSLSSIEEIFDPIEIKKVVDSLVMSRFSAQIMKSRTRRSRSSCSESQDNVSLSSGRSDSSINTYNLSALISNPYPQPYYYENIFTCSETDPTCELSDYCSIGPSFDLMDTKLFILSQNKDQILKAIHYDDFYNKTRLSKERLEAERLLLINDLTSNLLLTRDNRFEEKNELCTGSVKIRNCYTWCDNQQLEEFFLCVVICGCKLLASEVTQIKSNGVIHFKEEFVVTGLRPDFTINIKIYCASRKAMKKSKQSFACNYAPRPEEEIPLRKSLFTLWGETYTTLQDLPKSNLMEVWMNSGRFTASIFSWTDLNVNLSGFLNVSQSEECPLWNREWCCLDGRYLQYFNYPPDESFECKPIGTIDLATCVEFKLLSREECARKQTLFLKTYFGKTVLLSCDTRTEFECWRNCIERILSAIEIWEH, encoded by the exons ATgaaaacaatttacaattctACGTTTAACGAAAACTGTGTGCCcgaaaaaatggaaaaccTCTGGCAAGGAAGTTCCCTTAGTTCAATTGAAGAAATTTTCGACCCAatagaaatcaaaaaagttgTGGACTCTTTAGTCATGTCGCGATTTAGTGCCCAAATTATGAAATCTCGCACACGAAGATCCAGATCTTCATGTTCTGAAAGTCAAGACAATGTCTCTCTTTCAAGTGGG CGTTCCGATTCCAGTATAAATACTTATAATTTATCGGCGTTAATTTCAAATCCATACCCACAGCCATATTATTATGAGAATATCTTCACTTGCTCTGAAACTGACCCCACTTGTGAATTAAGCGATTATTGCTCAATTGGTCCAAGCTTTGATTTAATGGACACAAAATTGTTCATTTTGAGTCAAAATAAGGACCAGATTTTGAAAGCGATACATTATGAcgatttttataacaaaacgAGACTAAGCAAGGAGCGGCTTGAGGCGGAAAGACTTCTTTTAATTAACG ATCTGACAAGTAATTTATTACTAACACGAGACAATagatttgaagaaaaaaatgagctGTGTACAGGATCAGTAAAAATTAGAAACTGCTACACATGGTGTGATAACCAACAACTTGAAGAATTTTTCCTTTGTGTAGTAATCTGTGGTTGCAAACTACTTGCTTCCGAAGTGActcaaataaaatcaaacggagtgatacattttaagGAAGAATTTGTTGTAACCGGACTGCGACCAGATTTTACAatcaacattaaaatttattgcgcTAGTAGAAAG gccatgaaaaaatcgaaacaatCATTTGCCTGCAATTACGCTCCACGTCCAGAAGAAGAAATTCCTTTACGAAAATCACTTTTTACTTTATGGGGAGAGACCTACACAACATTGCAAGATCTCCCAAAATCGAATTTGATGGAAGTTTGGATGAATTCTGGACGTTTTACTGCCAGCATTTTCAGTTGGACtgatttaaatgtaaatttgtctggttttttaaatgttagtCAGAGTGAAGAGTGTCCGCTATGGAATAGGGAATGGTGTTGTTTGGATGGGAGatatttgcaatattttaattatcctCCGGATGAATCTTTCGAATGTAAACCGATAGGGACAATTGATTTAGCAACGTGTGTTGAATTCAAGTTGCTTTCGAGAGAGGAGTGTGCGCGAAAGCAAacacttttcttaaaaacatattttggaaaaactgttttattatcATGTGATACCAGAACTGAATTTGAATGTTGGCGAAATTGTATCGAAAGGATATTAAGCGCAATCGAAATTTGGGAACACTGA
- the LOC656220 gene encoding uncharacterized protein LOC656220 yields MQLSKQAGSPHMGAPCSPLVRQAASVPTLAQAGSWGPDCALLGGPAVPPFVGGPFDIFTTNNNAGDLCELIERTQIEGSWPIDHPLPLPRWSCKSQKCYQLETLTHFENLAAKIELHVQRLLEEHNYNTVGNFIDLYQNFKKSGCCNFFKYFQSYAPPITPAHHTCVGLALELWNRLHQLEVSFPEISQHLFLVSCEENIEALSEYTALSERLDTAAYDLEKEHVLLCLRFKINERQGLLLCDPGYHVSRVVTIMQDRAYPNTGWFIQSEENNIRKEYNYQFSPLNEKFVEWNERTTRNGIQEIFTGLIYVAHPYLTAVDVTERRNLVYNFRSLLARDQKGHLIAGVYFKVKENCDEFTIFYQDMGKQRMKMKFSTLTQPFQVKEKALNIITICNEQLNLPEGSLLDVLLQVGDLMRDISYLRQLLEVNESINIMSANN; encoded by the exons ATGCAGCTGTCCAAGCAAGCTGGGAGCCCCCACATGGGGGCTCCTTGCTCCCCGTTGGTGAGACAAGCGGCGAGCGTGCCTAC ACTCGCACAAGCTGGAAGCTGGGGTCCAGATTGCGCCCTCCTAGGGGGGCCAGCGGTGCCCCCTTTTGTAGGGGGGCCTTTTGACATTTTCACCACCAATAACAACGCTGGCGACTTGTGCGAACTCATCGAAAGAACACAAATCGAAGGATCATGGCCCATTGATCATCCACTGCCATTGCCCAGATGGTCGTGCAAGTCCCAAAAATGCTACCAGCTGGAAACGCTAACCCATTTTGAGAATTTGGCCGCCAAAATCGAACTACACGTGCAGAGGTTGTTGGAGGAACATAATTACAACACCGTTGGCAATTTCATTGATTTGTACCAGAATTTTAAGAAGAGTGGATGTTGCAATttcttcaaatattttcaaag TTATGCGCCTCCAATCACTCCAGCCCACCACACATGCGTCGGCTTGGCTTTAGAATTATGGAATCGTCTTCATCAGCTCGAAGTGAGCTTTCCGGAGATTAGTCAGCACCTGTTTTTAGTATCATGTGAGGAAAATATTGAAGCTTTAAGCGAATACACAGCCTTGAGTGAACGATTAGACACTGCCGCTTACGACTTAGAAAAAGAGCACGTCCTCTTATGCCTCCGATTTAAAATTAACGAACGGCAAGGATTATTATTATGCGATCCCGGTTATCATGTTAGTAGAGTTGTCACCATCATGCAAGATCGAGCATATCCTAACACCGGTTGGTTCATCCAATCGGAAGAAAACAACATCCGGAAAGAATACAACTATCAATTCTCGCCTTTGAACGAGAAATTCGTTGAATGGAACGAGCGAACAACAAGGAATGGAATACAGGAAATTTTCACTGGATTGATCTACGTTGCACATCCTTATTTGACCGCAGTTGATGTGACAGAACGCAGAAATTTGGTCTACAATTTCAGGAGTTTGTTGGCAAGGGATCAAAAGGGACACTTGATAGCCGGTGTTTACTTTAAAGTGAAAGAGAACTGCGATGAATTCACAATCTTCTATCAAGATATGGGCAAACAGAGGATGAAAATGAAATTCTCGACACTCACTCAACCGTTTCAG GTGAAAGAGAAAGCACTTAACATTATCACCATTTGCAACGAGCAGTTAAATCTACCGGAAGGTTCACTTTTGGATGTTTTGCTTCAAGTGGGAGATTTGATGAGGGATATATCGTATTTGCGACAGCTTTTGGAGGTTAATGAGAGTATTAACATCATGTCGGCTAACAACTAG